One region of Methanosarcinales archaeon genomic DNA includes:
- a CDS encoding energy-coupling factor ABC transporter substrate-binding protein has protein sequence MKGELIVAAIILIFVAQFLYISSSTDAEFSGADSQAEGVIEELTGGAYEPIAEPIWEPPSGEIESLLFALQAAIGALIIGYFFGYYKGKNQST, from the coding sequence ATGAAAGGAGAACTTATTGTCGCTGCAATTATCCTGATATTCGTGGCCCAGTTCCTATACATTTCTTCTTCTACCGATGCTGAGTTTAGTGGTGCAGATAGTCAGGCCGAGGGTGTGATTGAAGAATTGACAGGGGGGGCCTATGAACCAATAGCTGAACCTATATGGGAACCTCCAAGTGGTGAGATCGAAAGTCTTCTATTTGCACTTCAAGCTGCCATAGGAGCTTTGATCATAGGTTACTTCTTTGGATATTATAAAGGGAAAAATCAATCCACATGA
- a CDS encoding energy-coupling factor ABC transporter permease, translating into MHIMEGFLPGPWWQFWFAVSTPVIFYGVYKLNKLISDKREILPLLAVAGAYIFVLSSLKLPSVTGSCSHPTGTGLAAILFGPAISAVLGVIVLLYQAMFLAHGGLTTLGANVFSMGIAGPVVAYIIFKFGMKLNLNFYLTVFLATALADWATYVVTSLELALAFPAQTGGVLVSFKAFAAIFALTQIPLAIIEGAFTALIFKYVIQVRSDVLVKLEVINEKTIHKIKELWV; encoded by the coding sequence ATGCATATTATGGAAGGTTTTTTACCCGGTCCCTGGTGGCAATTCTGGTTTGCAGTATCGACTCCTGTAATATTTTATGGTGTCTATAAGTTAAACAAACTCATATCTGATAAACGTGAGATATTACCTTTACTGGCTGTAGCTGGAGCATATATATTCGTACTCTCCTCCCTTAAACTACCTTCAGTAACAGGAAGTTGTTCTCATCCAACAGGGACCGGATTGGCTGCTATTCTATTTGGGCCGGCAATATCAGCGGTTCTTGGAGTTATAGTATTGCTGTATCAGGCCATGTTTCTGGCCCATGGCGGTCTGACAACCCTGGGTGCTAATGTTTTTTCTATGGGTATAGCTGGCCCGGTAGTTGCCTATATTATATTCAAGTTCGGTATGAAATTAAATCTTAATTTCTATCTAACTGTGTTTCTGGCGACCGCACTGGCCGATTGGGCTACATATGTTGTTACTTCCCTGGAACTTGCCCTGGCATTTCCGGCACAAACCGGAGGTGTGCTTGTATCGTTCAAAGCATTTGCAGCCATTTTTGCCTTGACACAGATTCCTCTTGCTATTATCGAAGGAGCTTTTACAGCGCTTATATTCAAATATGTAATCCAGGTCAGAAGTGATGTTCTGGTAAAACTTGAAGTGATCAATGAAAAGACCATTCATAAGATCAAGGAGTTGTGGGTATGA
- a CDS encoding GNAT family N-acetyltransferase, whose protein sequence is MDVIDLTDEYKPLYLMCLEDWSDEMKEAGTRKELWYDRMKNKGLRVKLARDDTQKVGGMIQYGPIEHSFVEGEDLYFIYCIWVHAHKEGRGNFKKKGMGKALLQAAETDAKNLGAKGIVAWGIFLPFWMKASWFKKQGYSNVDREGISMLLWKPFVDDVTPPRWIKQKKMPDNIPGKVTVTAFINGWCPAQNLTYERAKRAAAEFGEDVVFREIATNERNVLEEWGIVDGLFIDNKKVRTGPPPSYDKIIKLIDKKVKKL, encoded by the coding sequence GTGGACGTAATCGATCTTACAGATGAGTATAAGCCATTATATTTAATGTGCCTTGAGGATTGGTCAGACGAGATGAAGGAAGCAGGCACTCGTAAGGAACTTTGGTATGACAGAATGAAGAATAAGGGGTTAAGAGTTAAGCTTGCCAGAGATGATACCCAAAAAGTAGGTGGAATGATTCAATACGGTCCCATCGAGCACTCATTTGTAGAAGGGGAAGACCTGTATTTCATTTATTGTATCTGGGTCCATGCTCATAAAGAGGGGAGGGGAAATTTTAAAAAAAAAGGGATGGGAAAAGCATTGCTGCAAGCAGCAGAGACCGATGCAAAAAATCTCGGTGCAAAAGGCATAGTTGCATGGGGTATATTCCTTCCCTTCTGGATGAAAGCATCATGGTTCAAGAAACAGGGATATTCCAACGTTGACAGGGAAGGTATTTCTATGCTGCTGTGGAAACCTTTTGTAGATGATGTCACTCCTCCCAGATGGATAAAACAAAAGAAAATGCCTGATAACATACCAGGTAAAGTGACAGTAACTGCATTCATCAATGGATGGTGCCCGGCCCAGAACTTAACGTATGAGAGGGCAAAGAGGGCCGCAGCAGAATTTGGTGAAGATGTTGTTTTCAGGGAGATTGCTACCAATGAAAGGAATGTATTGGAGGAATGGGGTATAGTAGATGGCCTGTTCATTGATAATAAAAAAGTTAGAACCGGGCCGCCACCTTCATATGATAAGATCATAAAACTTATCGATAAAAAGGTTAAGAAACTCTAG
- a CDS encoding DUF1699 family protein: protein MKIRVVSSKNEIGTVGKNEEFIHLTFRPSNKDIFQLVQRCKNLKAIHIPTSYKKTISNSTLMFLEMQNITLMEGDVWGHRKDINEYYEIKPNVFERINELKDAGHSKDQITSQLSKETQLSKDLIAFLI from the coding sequence ATGAAAATAAGAGTAGTAAGTTCAAAAAATGAAATCGGTACTGTAGGAAAAAATGAAGAATTTATTCATTTAACATTCAGACCATCTAATAAGGATATTTTCCAACTGGTTCAGAGATGTAAGAATCTTAAAGCTATTCACATACCAACTTCCTATAAAAAAACAATATCAAATTCTACTTTAATGTTCCTTGAAATGCAAAATATTACATTAATGGAAGGTGATGTGTGGGGTCATAGAAAAGATATTAATGAATATTATGAGATTAAACCCAACGTATTTGAAAGAATTAATGAACTAAAAGATGCTGGACATTCAAAAGATCAGATAACATCTCAATTGAGCAAAGAAACTCAGTTAAGCAAAGATTTGATTGCTTTTTTAATATAG
- the cbiQ gene encoding cobalt ECF transporter T component CbiQ, with protein MKNLIDDYALMSPLRYSNNWLKLAIVVFGLLFGVSSTSPVIIFIIAICMSFATVYIGKIPIRFYIKLIFAPLVFAVMGSIIILLFFGSGNEVFRISIVNTTLSVNREGFNMAVLVISRTVSGMSCLFFLALSTPMVELFSVIKTSRIPEPLIELSMLMYRYIFVFLDVAMNIKYAQTVRLGYKDFKSSIRSMSMLLSTLFIRSWEQGEKTYLSMNSRCYDGKLTISTPNRPVKISEVILTSSYFVFIMATSYVINYVSI; from the coding sequence ATGAAAAATCTTATTGATGACTATGCGTTAATGAGCCCCTTAAGATATAGCAACAACTGGCTCAAACTGGCTATTGTAGTCTTCGGGTTACTTTTCGGTGTGTCATCCACATCACCCGTAATTATTTTTATTATCGCCATTTGTATGAGTTTCGCAACGGTTTATATCGGAAAAATTCCCATTCGATTTTATATAAAGCTCATATTTGCACCGCTGGTATTTGCCGTGATGGGATCGATCATCATATTGTTATTCTTTGGATCAGGCAATGAAGTATTCCGTATCAGCATTGTAAATACTACTCTATCTGTAAACAGGGAAGGATTCAATATGGCAGTGCTGGTGATATCAAGGACAGTAAGTGGAATGTCCTGTTTGTTCTTTCTTGCTCTTTCAACACCCATGGTCGAGCTTTTTTCTGTTATTAAGACATCAAGGATCCCAGAGCCTTTGATCGAACTATCAATGCTGATGTATCGCTATATATTCGTATTTCTGGATGTAGCTATGAATATTAAGTATGCTCAGACTGTTCGACTGGGATACAAAGATTTTAAAAGTTCAATTCGTTCGATGTCCATGTTGCTGAGCACTCTATTCATACGGTCATGGGAACAGGGAGAAAAAACATATTTGTCTATGAATTCCAGGTGCTATGATGGTAAATTGACCATCTCCACCCCCAATAGACCGGTTAAAATATCTGAAGTAATTCTAACCTCTTCATATTTCGTCTTCATCATGGCCACTTCGTATGTCATAAATTATGTTTCTATTTGA
- a CDS encoding glucose-6-phosphate isomerase: MDRTLTFGGKTQEPGIRMLSDMSSVLLDPDILQTGDRILYYMYRDLALSIKDREIIQEHGLRYDITIIPPAMLGKEYVKTQGHYHPIVPDTNTSYPEVYEVLNGEAHYLLQKRDAGVVSDVVLIKASAGDKVIIPPDYGHVTINASNKELKMANWVSRNFSSVYKPYIEMHGAAYYLTKEGLIPNPNFRNVPEVRKIKPGNFNDVGLTRSQEMYGLVRSINNLTFLIRPQEFKWLFEELTV, from the coding sequence ATGGACAGAACACTTACCTTCGGAGGAAAGACACAGGAACCTGGCATAAGGATGTTATCAGATATGTCTTCCGTCCTGCTTGATCCGGACATTTTGCAGACTGGAGACCGGATACTTTATTACATGTACCGGGACCTGGCCCTCAGCATCAAAGACCGTGAGATAATTCAAGAACACGGTCTTCGGTATGATATTACTATTATTCCTCCTGCCATGCTTGGTAAAGAATATGTAAAGACCCAGGGTCATTATCATCCTATTGTACCAGATACCAACACCTCATATCCGGAAGTATATGAGGTCCTGAACGGCGAGGCACATTACCTGCTGCAGAAACGGGATGCTGGGGTTGTATCTGACGTTGTATTGATAAAAGCTTCAGCCGGAGATAAGGTGATCATCCCACCTGATTACGGACATGTGACGATAAATGCCAGTAACAAGGAACTGAAAATGGCCAATTGGGTGTCCAGAAATTTTTCATCGGTTTATAAGCCATATATTGAGATGCATGGGGCCGCTTATTATTTAACAAAGGAAGGGTTGATACCAAATCCTAATTTTAGGAATGTTCCTGAAGTCCGGAAAATAAAGCCAGGGAATTTTAATGATGTTGGATTGACCAGGTCACAGGAGATGTACGGACTTGTACGTTCCATTAATAATCTTACATTTTTAATTCGTCCCCAGGAATTCAAGTGGTTATTTGAAGAATTGACAGTATAA